ACGTAAGCGGCGGGGCGGGCAAGGGTGCGACCATCCGTCTCGGCCGCTGGAAGTGGCCCGCAATGGGCTTTGTCTCCCTGATCGGCGTGCTCACGCTCGTCGTTCCGGTCGCGATCTTTACGAACTGGCTGTTCCGCAGCGAGGGCGATCCGATCCCCTCGCTGGAGTTCCAGTGGGAGTTCGCGTTCAACTCGGTCTATCTGGCCCTGCTTGCCGCGCTGGTCGCGTGTCTGTTCGCCCTGCCGGTCGCGTACTACTCCGGGCGGTCGAACTCGCTTCTCTCACGGATCCTCGAGCGGGCAACCTACGTCGGGTTCGCCGTCCCTGGCGTCGTCATCGGGCTCGCGCTCGTCTTCCTCGGCACCAGGACTCTGCCCTCGTTCTACCGGGAGGGTGTTGCCCTGCTCGTGTTCGCGTACGTCGTTCGCTTCCTCCCGCAGGCGGTCGGCACCGTTCGGTCCTCGGTGCTCCAGATCGACGACAAGACCATCGAGGCCGCCCGCACGCTCAACGCGGGCTGGTTCGAGACGTTCCGCCGGGTTACGCTGCCGCTGATCACGCCCGGGCTGATCGCCGGAGGCGTCCTCGTGTTTCTGACGACGATGAAGGAACTGCCCGTGACGTTGATGCTCCAGCCTGTCGGAATGGACACGCTCGTCTCGATCATCTGGGGGGCACAGGACGCGCTGGCCTACCGGTACGCGGCCGTCCCCGCCCTTCTGCTGGTGGTGATCTCCGGGTTCTCGATGCTCGTCCTCCTGCGTCAGGAGGACGTTTGATCGTCGGGAGTCCGCGGTCGAGCACCGGAACGTGACCGAACGATCCTTCGTTTCGACTCGAAAACGGTGACGGCGTCGCGTGCTGTCGAGCGACACATCCTCAGTATTAAGTCGATTCCGGCAATTGGTCACGCAGTATGGAGTACGAACTGGCGATCGAGGGGACACCCGAAACGGTCCCCGGGGGAACCGGCATCCTTCTGTTGCACCCAAGCACCGGTGAGACCGACCGCATCGACACCGACTTTCTCAAGACCGACACCGACAACTTTCTGGTCGTCTCGACCCGAACGACCGCTCGCGAAGCCAGACAGAAACTCGAATACTACGACGTCGACGAGAACCGCGCCGAGATTCTGGACACCCTGAGCATCGAGCGGGGCTACTCCCGGCGAACCAGCGACACGGTCCACTACGTCGCCGCACCCGACGACGTCGACGGTATCGTCGACCACATCGACGGCTTCCTCTCGGATCACGACGGGAAGCTCCGGCTCAGCTTCGATTCGGTCACCGAACTCGCCTACTACGCCGGCGAGGAACAGGCCCTCGGAGCCGCCGAGCGCATTCTCGAACTGCTCGAGGAACACGACGCCGTCGGGCTGTTCCACCTCTCTGAGGACCCACACGACGAGGAACTCGTCGACCAGTTCCGCGACCTGTTCGACGGCACGATCGATCTCGACGAGGACGGCGGCATCGAGGCGACGTTCTAGTCCTCGAGGGCGTCGAACGTCTTTTCGGCCCACGTTACCGCGTAGTCCGGTCCGTGATCCCGGTAGGCGTCGGTATCGAGCGCGGCGAACGGTGCCGGCAGCTCGAGGCCGTGTTTGATCGCGGCACACGCCAGCTCGGTCGCGTCCGCGAAGTCGGTCTCGCCGCGGGCGACGGCCCCCGGCAGTCCGGACACTCGCTCCTCAAGTCGACTCCCCGCGTCCCGCCAGGCGTCGGCCAGCTCCGGATGGCCGTCGTCCCACGCGGCGAACGCCTCGCGTGTCTGAAGTCCCTTCCAGCCGTCGTACAGCGCCGCGGCGACCTGGTAGGTGTCGGCCGGATCGAGCGCCGTCGCCCGGTCGAGCGACCGGTACTCGTCCTCGAAAAAGCCCAGAAACTGTTCCGGAACGCCGAGTCCGACCTCGACGAGCGCTTCCGCGAGCAGGAATTCGATGAACGATTCGGGCGATCCCTCGACGCGGGGTTTGACGACGATCGTCGGCGGATCGGTCTGGCGGGTCCAGGCGATGCTGCCGTCGCCGGGCATCCCGACGGTGAAGTCACCGCTCGCGTAGCGGGCGAGCAGCTCCGGGACGTCCTCGGGGAGCCACGCGGCCGGGTACGTCGCCGGCTCGAGCGAATCCACGAGTAGGCCGAGCTCTTCGGCCTGGGACGGGGGGAGCGTCTCGAAGTCCCGCTCGCAGTCGACGACGACGGCGTCGGGGGCGTGTTCCTCCCGGACCGCCGCCACCGGGCTCGAGAGCTCTCGAGCGGTGAACATCAGACGAGAACGGTCTGAAAGATGATCAGTGCTGACAGCAGCCCCGACGCGGCGATCGTCGCGAGGACGGACTTGGTTGCAGTACTCATGTGCGGAGGCTATCGGTCGCGTCGCTTAAATCCATCTGTCTCGGTCCGCAGCCACCGGGGTCAGCTGAGCTCGATATCTCGAGGAGGGAAGATCGGTAGTTTGGACTCAGACGATCTAGAAATCGAACGAACGTTGCTACCGCGAGGACGCTCCGGTTCACTCGTCGGCGTCGTCGTGCCAAGATTCCGGGACGTCGATGACGTAGCGGCCGTCTTCCTGGAGCGAAATGATGTACTCGTCGCGGTTGTACAGCTCCATAAGATTGAGCTCGTACTGGCCCGGTCGGAGGATCTTGATGCTCTCGAACTGCTCGTTGAGTTCGGCCCGGAGCTCCTCGATCGAGGGCTGTTCGCCGGAGGGTTCGCTGACGACCCGGCCGTTCTCCGGCGTCCGTTCGCGCTTGCCGTCCTCGATCGGATCGACATCGGTGATTGGGTCTCCCGATTCGGCCGCGTTCGAACCCGACGGAAGATCGTCGGTGGGGACGATCTCGCTGCGGGCGCTTGCCTGCGCCGAGTCCTCCGACTCCGCCATCGTCGCCGTCTCGTGGTCTCTGGCGCCGTCGACGTCCGATCGAGGGGCCGTCGTCTCCCCCGGCGACTGCGTGGCCGGCGCGTTCGAGGCCGAGGACGGGGCCGATCGGTCGTCGGCGTCGGTCGGACGGTCGCTGGACGAGTCGGAGCGGTCCTCGGGACGACGGGCCGTATCGGGCCACTCCCTGAACGACTCGTCGTCGCCGCTCTCCTCGTCGCGACCGACGGTCGGTTTGCGGTCGCGGTCCCAGTCGGCACCCGTTCCGTCTCGATCCGGAGACTGCTGGGCGTCCGAATCGGCTTCGGTCGGCCCGGACGCCGACGGGCCGGCCTCGGCCGCGGACTCGCTCGGAGGCGTCGACTCCGTCGTTCCGTCGGCCGATCCGGACGAGACCCAGCCTCGAACGGTGTCGGCGGCGCGGGACGCGACGCCATCGGAACCCGTCTCCGAGTCCGTCGATCCCGGGGGTTCGGGTCCGTCGTCACCAGAAGCGCCGGAGCTGGCGCTTCCGGTGTCGGGCGTGAACTGGAACTTGTTCCCGCCACAGTCCGGACAGCCCGACAACATCTCCTTCGAGCCGTCCGGAAACGTGTGGCCGCAGTTCGTGCACTGATGCGGCATTAGTTACGGGACACGAGCGCGCTGATCAGCGTTTCGTCCTTGTGAAGCGTCTCGATCTGGTTGGCCGGACCGATCACCGTCAGCTTCGCGGCCGACTCGTTCGACCCCATGAGCCGACCGAGCAGCGAGGAGTCTTTCGTCTCCGATTTGGGGTAGGTCTCGATCTCGATCCCGTTGAAGCCGGCGTCGGGACTGATTTCGGCCATCGTCATTTCGATGAGTTTGCTCTCCTCGTCGGGAGTGAGCCCCTCCTCGAGGATGACGATATTGCCGTCGTGGACGCCGTCGAGGATCATCCGGATCTTCTCCGTCGAGGCCAGCGACTCCATTCGCTCGCCGCTGATGAGGTCGATCTGTACGCCGTTGTCGTCGGGGTCGTCCGGGTTGGTTGCTTTAGGCACGAGTGCTCACCCGAAGTACTCCGCGATGTTGTCGTAGACCTCGTCCATGTTCTCGCCCTCCTTCGCGGAGAGGGGGACCGTCTTGTGCTGGGGGAACGCGTCCTCGATCCGCTTGACACTCGCCTCGTCGAGGTCGATCTTGTTCGCGAAGATGAGAACCGGCAGATCCCGGGACTCGATGATCCCGATCAGCATCGTGTTGACCTGCGTGATCGGATCCTCCGCGCTGTCGAGGACGTAGATGACGCCGTCGACGTCCTCGCGAAGCCAGTGCATCGCCTCGGCGA
This genomic window from Natronococcus occultus SP4 contains:
- a CDS encoding DUF2073 domain-containing protein, whose translation is MPKATNPDDPDDNGVQIDLISGERMESLASTEKIRMILDGVHDGNIVILEEGLTPDEESKLIEMTMAEISPDAGFNGIEIETYPKSETKDSSLLGRLMGSNESAAKLTVIGPANQIETLHKDETLISALVSRN
- a CDS encoding DUF7089 family protein, with the protein product MFTARELSSPVAAVREEHAPDAVVVDCERDFETLPPSQAEELGLLVDSLEPATYPAAWLPEDVPELLARYASGDFTVGMPGDGSIAWTRQTDPPTIVVKPRVEGSPESFIEFLLAEALVEVGLGVPEQFLGFFEDEYRSLDRATALDPADTYQVAAALYDGWKGLQTREAFAAWDDGHPELADAWRDAGSRLEERVSGLPGAVARGETDFADATELACAAIKHGLELPAPFAALDTDAYRDHGPDYAVTWAEKTFDALED
- a CDS encoding DUF7090 family protein; the encoded protein is MEYELAIEGTPETVPGGTGILLLHPSTGETDRIDTDFLKTDTDNFLVVSTRTTAREARQKLEYYDVDENRAEILDTLSIERGYSRRTSDTVHYVAAPDDVDGIVDHIDGFLSDHDGKLRLSFDSVTELAYYAGEEQALGAAERILELLEEHDAVGLFHLSEDPHDEELVDQFRDLFDGTIDLDEDGGIEATF
- a CDS encoding OapC/ArvC family zinc-ribbon domain-containing protein; this translates as MPHQCTNCGHTFPDGSKEMLSGCPDCGGNKFQFTPDTGSASSGASGDDGPEPPGSTDSETGSDGVASRAADTVRGWVSSGSADGTTESTPPSESAAEAGPSASGPTEADSDAQQSPDRDGTGADWDRDRKPTVGRDEESGDDESFREWPDTARRPEDRSDSSSDRPTDADDRSAPSSASNAPATQSPGETTAPRSDVDGARDHETATMAESEDSAQASARSEIVPTDDLPSGSNAAESGDPITDVDPIEDGKRERTPENGRVVSEPSGEQPSIEELRAELNEQFESIKILRPGQYELNLMELYNRDEYIISLQEDGRYVIDVPESWHDDADE